CCCGTAGCGAAGTCATCGTAATATCCATGGTTTAAGTGAATTAAGTTGGCGTAAGCATGCTCTGTCTTCAATCGAAAACCCGCCTCTTCTATCTGCTTACAAAGCGTGATCAAGTCATGAGTGCGAGGTGGGTTTATTCCCGCGGCAGCTAGACAGGCTTTCATCGATAACTCAAGTGCTTGCCCCATGAGTTGGTACCAAGGCATTATTGTGCGGTGGTGTGCCGTCTCGCATTGATGGAGTATTTGCGCAGACTCAAGGTAATCGCCCGCATTCAGGTAGTAGAGTTCCGCCAGTTGACGTAGCGGAACATCAGCCGCCTCATGACGATAGGGGCGATATATCTTTTTGATCTGCGCTATAACTTCGTCTATGTCTTTCAACGACTGCTCCGCTTTCTGCGATGCTCGCCTCACCTAGAGCCCCGTGGGTTCCTTTGTGCGGACCAGCGGATGCGGCACCCAGTCGAAGATCCGCACAGCGAATCCTACGAAACTGTTCGTTTGTGCAAGACGATAGAGTGAATTTATCCTGCCAGCATTGCTGCCATGTTGCAAGCAAAAACCCCGGGAGACGCCTTCAACGCAAACCGGCCGCCGGGTTCCGGGGGGAACACGGCGGCCGGTAGGAGGAAGGAGGTGGAAGCCCTTGATGAACTTAAGGGCAACTCATGCTCAGGTCAGATCCGGCAGGGTGCCTTCGCCGCAGTAGTCGGGGTTGCCGAAGCGGTCGATGTGGTGGCCGAAGGCGTGGGCGAAGGACATGAGCAGGCGGTTGTGGTTGACGCGGTCGTAGTGGACGGCGCGGCCCATGCGGTAGTTGAGGCCGCCGCCGACGAGGACGAAGGGGATGTCGTTGCGGGTGTGGGAGTTGCCGGCGCCAAGCTCGTTGGTCCAGACGATGGTGGTGTTGTCGAGCATGGTCCCCTCGCCGCCGGGCTCGGGGGTCTCGTCGAGGCGCTTGGCGAGGTAGGCGATCTGCTCGGCGAACCAGTGGTTGATCTTGGTGAGCTTGTCCTGGGCCTCGTCGTTGCTGTTCGGCTCGTGGGAGAGCTCGTGGTGACCCTCCTCGACGCCGACCCAGCGCATCTTGGCCTGGCCGACCGAGTTGGTGTACTGCAAGGTGGCCACGCGGTTGAAGTCGGCGGCGAAGCTGTTGACCAAAAGGTCGATCTGGGCCTTCGAGATCTCGGGCATCTGGTCGTTCTCGGCCTCGTCGAGGCCGGGGTCGAGCTCGGGGACGGCGTGGCCGACGTCCTCGATGGGCTTGCTGGTGGAGAGTTGAAGCTCCATGGCGCGGACGAACTCGGCGTGCTCGTCGAGCAGGCGGCGGTCTTCCGCGCTGACGTGCGAGCGGACCTTCTTCAGGTCGTCTTGCAGGTCGTCGAGGATGCTCTTGAGGCTCTCCTGGTCCTTCAGGCGACCGTAGAGCTTGTTGAACATCTGGTAGGGGTCGTCGATCGGGGTGAGGGGCTTGTTCGGCCCGGCGTAGGACATGCGGGTCCAGGTGTCGGCCCGCTCGGGGACCATCACGCCGAACTCAAGCGAGCCGAAGCGGGTGCGGGTGGCCTCGTTCGCCTGCAGGAAGTTAGCGATCTCCTGGTCGATCGACACTCCGCTGGCCCAGCCGGCGGGGGTGTCGGAACCGCCCTGGATGTTGCCCGGGAACAGCTCGGCCCCGGTCAAGAGGCAGCCGATGCCGCGCATGTGGCCGTCGCCGTCTCCCTTGATCTTGTTGCAAACCCCCTTGAGCAGGAGGGTGCGATCGCGGAACGGTTCGAGCGGTTCGAGGCTCGGCTTGAAGGAGGTCAGCGGCCCTGGCTCGTCGGCCCAGAAGTTCTTCTGGACGACGCCGTTGGGGCTGAAGACGACGACCAGGCGTTGCTTCCGCCCCCCCTGGTTCGCGAAGCCGAGGCTCGGCAGGTTCAGGATGAACGGCAAGGCGGCGCCGCCGATGCCAAGCTTGCGGACAAAGTCGCGTCGGGTGGTGGTCCGGGCCATGTTGGCACGCTCCCTCTCTTCGGATTCGCCGGGCGGGGCGGCAGGGGAACCAAACGCCGGTCGCCGGGCTCGGTGATCGTGGTTCGGGAAGACGGTTTCGGGGCTCGTCGGTCGCCCCGGAACGCTGGGTCAATCGTCGCCCCGGCCGAACCCTTCTATTGGAACGGACCGGGGCAAGCAGGTCAAGAGGACGGTTAAACAAAACTCCAATCGAGCGGCCCGGCATGAAGGGGTCATTCAGGAAGAACATCCGAGGGTTTCGGGTGGCCGCGGTTGCTGTGCAACCGGGGCGGCGGAGCCGCAAGAGGACTGAGGGTCAGCCGAGCGTCTCGGTCGGGCCTCGTGTCGCTGCACGACCCCGGTTGGCGAGCAACCGGGGCCACCCGAAAACCTCACTCGAAACGCGGAGGTTGTTCCTGAATGCCTCCTCAGGCCGGAATCATTCACCTGTCGAGGCCAGTTCGGCGCTCTGGCGGGGGGTCAGGGCCGACTCGGCGACGATGTCGACGAGCAAGGTTTGGATGTTGTAGTCGTGCGTCACGAAGGCGTCTCGGAGATCCGGGAGCGTCTCGGGACCGAAGGCGCGGATCGGCTGCTTGATCTGGTGCTGAAAGAGGCGTTCGACGAAGGCATCGGCCACCTCGTCACTGGCGGCGAGGAATGCGGCCAGCTCGCGGACCCCCTCGAAGGTGGCAGTGTCGCCGGTGCGGGTCTGGTAGAGGCCGGTGGCATCGATCGGCTTGCCGTTGTCTTGTTCCCGGAATCGGCCGACGGCGTCGTAATGCTCCAGCGCGAAGCCGAGCGGGTTGATCAACGCGTGGCACGACATGCAAGATTCGGGGCTGGTTTGCAAGGCCGTCCGTTCGCGGGTCGTCAGGTCGGGGTGCAGGTCGGGGGCGAGGGGGGCGAACGCCTCCTGAGGCGGCCGGAGCCGGACCCCCAGGACGTTCCGCGCGAGGAAGACCCCGCGGAAGATCGGCGACGACTCGCTGGTGTAGGCGAAGTTGGCCATCAGGTAGGGATGCGAGAGCAGGCCGGCCCGCTGGCCGATCCCTTCGGCGACGGGAGCGAAGGGGGAGTCCTCGGGCAGATCGGCGCCGTAGAAGGCGGCGAGACGGCCGTTGAGCATCAGCGGCTCGTCGAGCAAGAGGCGGCGGAAGTCGGCCGCGTCGCTGTTCCAGATCACGTCTTCGAGGAACAGTTCGAGCGAGGTCCGCAGGTCGGAGATGACCTCGGGGGTGAATTCGGCGAACAGCTCCGGGTCCTTGGCCAGGTCGGGAATGTCGTCGATCTTCAGCCACTTGCGGAAGAAGTCGAGGACCTTGGCGCGGGCCCGGGGGTCGTCGAGCATGCGTCGGGCCTGCTCGGCGACCTGGTCTCGGGTTTCGAGGCGGCCCTCGGCGGCGGCCTTCATCAAGGCGTCGTCGGGGAGGCTATCCCAGAGGGCATAGGAGATGCGGGAGGCGACGGCGTAGGGGTCAAGCTCCGGGTCGATCTCGTGGTAGAGGAACCGGGGGGACTTCAGCGCCAGCAGAACGACGCGCTTGATGGCCGTTTCGGTGTTCGGCGAGGTGTCGAACTGGCGATCGACGTACAGGTCGCGCTGTTCGGGGTCGAGCGGGCGGCGGAAGGCGCGTTCGACGAAGCTCGCGGCGAAGTCGCGCAGTTTGATTTCGCGTTCCGGGTCGTCGTCCTTCACCTTGGCCAGATCGTTGAGATGCTCAACGACGTAGGCGGCCGTTTCGATGGCCGCGTCGGTCGAGGCCTGGGACCAGGCGGCGGAAATGGTCGTGCCGCGCTCGTAGCCGACGCTGCGGTCGTCGGGCGGAAACGGGGTGGTGACGACAAAGACCTGAGGGGCCCACTGGGGCGAGAGATACCGGCTCGGGATGACTTCCTCGGCCCGTCGAGGAGGAACCCACGACAGGCGGATCGTGGCCGGAATCTCCGGCTCGTCGTCGTCCTTGCGAACTCCCTGATACGCTTTCGAGAACTCCAGGCGAATCCGGTACGGTCGGCCGGCGAGTAGGGGGATCGACGCCCGGCGCTCGCGGTCGTCGCCCGACTGCACCCAGCCGTCGATCAACGGGGTCCGCTCGTCGTTGACAAAGAGCCGGACGGCGTGCTCGGTCCAGACGACGAACTCATACGTGCCCGACTCCGGAGGCATGAGCGACCCTTGCCAGCGGGCGGAGAACTGGTTGCGCTTGTCGAACTTCTCGGTGTCGCCGTCGGGCACGCCGATGCCGAAGTCGAAGTTCAGCTCGGGGTCGATCCGCTCAATCTGCTTGCGATCACGGCGGAACCCGCGGTCGCTGTAATACTCGCCTTGCAGGCCGCGCTCGTCGGGCCACTGGCCTCGGCCTCGAAAGCTGGCGATCAGGTCGGAGACCGTATTGCGGTACTGATCGACGGTCAGGCGGGCCAGCTCGATCCGGGCCGGGGCGTTGCGGGCCTGGGCGATCTCGGAGTAGAAGGCGTCGTAAACGTAGCGGGCGACGGCCTCGGCATCCTCTCCCGTCACCTCGTCCTCGAAGCCGGGGGGCATCTTCTCGTCGATGTAGGTCGTCAGACCTTCGAGCGTCTTATCGCCGTGCAAGGGGTGAGGGTAGTCCAGCTGAGAGCCTTCGCCGTTCTCGCCGTGGCACTCGGCGCACGACTGCTGATAGACCTTCAGGCCGAGGGCCTGGATCGGGTCATCCTTGTCCTGGGCCGCGGTGGCTGCTCCCATCGGCAATCCCAGCAGTCCAACCATCACCAGCATCCCAAGCGCGAGGGACCGGCGGCGCGGTCGGGTCTCAAACAGCATCTTCATCGGAACTCACCCTCCGGAGCAGGAGGCTTCGGTGTCGATCGCGGGGCGACACACACCAAGCGG
Above is a genomic segment from Tautonia marina containing:
- a CDS encoding DUF1592 domain-containing protein translates to MKMLFETRPRRRSLALGMLVMVGLLGLPMGAATAAQDKDDPIQALGLKVYQQSCAECHGENGEGSQLDYPHPLHGDKTLEGLTTYIDEKMPPGFEDEVTGEDAEAVARYVYDAFYSEIAQARNAPARIELARLTVDQYRNTVSDLIASFRGRGQWPDERGLQGEYYSDRGFRRDRKQIERIDPELNFDFGIGVPDGDTEKFDKRNQFSARWQGSLMPPESGTYEFVVWTEHAVRLFVNDERTPLIDGWVQSGDDRERRASIPLLAGRPYRIRLEFSKAYQGVRKDDDEPEIPATIRLSWVPPRRAEEVIPSRYLSPQWAPQVFVVTTPFPPDDRSVGYERGTTISAAWSQASTDAAIETAAYVVEHLNDLAKVKDDDPEREIKLRDFAASFVERAFRRPLDPEQRDLYVDRQFDTSPNTETAIKRVVLLALKSPRFLYHEIDPELDPYAVASRISYALWDSLPDDALMKAAAEGRLETRDQVAEQARRMLDDPRARAKVLDFFRKWLKIDDIPDLAKDPELFAEFTPEVISDLRTSLELFLEDVIWNSDAADFRRLLLDEPLMLNGRLAAFYGADLPEDSPFAPVAEGIGQRAGLLSHPYLMANFAYTSESSPIFRGVFLARNVLGVRLRPPQEAFAPLAPDLHPDLTTRERTALQTSPESCMSCHALINPLGFALEHYDAVGRFREQDNGKPIDATGLYQTRTGDTATFEGVRELAAFLAASDEVADAFVERLFQHQIKQPIRAFGPETLPDLRDAFVTHDYNIQTLLVDIVAESALTPRQSAELASTGE
- a CDS encoding DUF1552 domain-containing protein; protein product: MARTTTRRDFVRKLGIGGAALPFILNLPSLGFANQGGRKQRLVVVFSPNGVVQKNFWADEPGPLTSFKPSLEPLEPFRDRTLLLKGVCNKIKGDGDGHMRGIGCLLTGAELFPGNIQGGSDTPAGWASGVSIDQEIANFLQANEATRTRFGSLEFGVMVPERADTWTRMSYAGPNKPLTPIDDPYQMFNKLYGRLKDQESLKSILDDLQDDLKKVRSHVSAEDRRLLDEHAEFVRAMELQLSTSKPIEDVGHAVPELDPGLDEAENDQMPEISKAQIDLLVNSFAADFNRVATLQYTNSVGQAKMRWVGVEEGHHELSHEPNSNDEAQDKLTKINHWFAEQIAYLAKRLDETPEPGGEGTMLDNTTIVWTNELGAGNSHTRNDIPFVLVGGGLNYRMGRAVHYDRVNHNRLLMSFAHAFGHHIDRFGNPDYCGEGTLPDLT
- a CDS encoding HEPN domain-containing protein → MKDIDEVIAQIKKIYRPYRHEAADVPLRQLAELYYLNAGDYLESAQILHQCETAHHRTIMPWYQLMGQALELSMKACLAAAGINPPRTHDLITLCKQIEEAGFRLKTEHAYANLIHLNHGYYDDFATG